The segment GCCGCAGCCCCCGGGTCAATTTCGCGAAGGCCGCGCCGAAGGCCTTCAAGGCTCTGATCGGCTTTGACGCCGCGGCCCGTGAGGGGCTTGACCCGGCCCTGGTGGAACTGGTCCAGATCCGGTCCTCGCAGCTCAACAAGTGCGCGTACTGCCTGCACATGCACACCACCGACGCCCGCAAGGCCGGTGAGAGCGAGGAGCGCCTGCACATGGTCGCCGTCTGGGAGGAGGCCGCACACTTCTTCACCCCCAAGGAGCGGGCGGCCCTCGCCCTCACCGAGGCCGTGACCCTGGTGGCGCAGGGCGGCGTACCGGACGAGGTCTACCAGCGCGCCGCCGCCCACTTCGACGAGCCGGAACTGGCCCGCCTGCTGGCCCTGATCTTCACCATCAACACCTGGAACCGGCTCGCCCTCAGCACGGGGAAGGTGGCGGGGACGGACGAGCGGTAGGAGGGTGGGGCCGGGCCCGGCGTGGGGACGGGCCCGACCTCCCTCCCAAAGGCCCTCAGGGCCTCAGCCCCCCGCCGTCATCCCCCTCCCAGCTCCTCCCGCAGCCGCTCCGCCATCCCCGTCAGGGCCGCCATCGCCCGCTGCTGGAGGCCGGGGCCGAAGGTGACCCGGGCCGCGCCCAGGGTGCCGAGTTCGCGGGGTGCGGGGCCGTCGGGCGTCACCACGGCATTGACCGGGAGGCCGATGGCGCTGGCCAGGTCGGCCAGCAGGGGCGGCGGGGCGAGGATCGGGTAGACGCAGTCGGCGCCGGCCTCGGCGTAAAGGCGGCCGCGGCGGACCGTCTCGTCCCGGTCCGGGACGCCGCACAGGTAGGTGTCGATCCGGGCGTTGATCACCAGGGCGTCGCCCGCCTCGGCGCGTACCTCGGCCAGCCAGTCGGCCTGCTGGTGCGCGTCCCGCAGGGTGCCGGTGGCGTGGTCGGCGTCCTCCAGGTTGCAGCCCACCGCCCCCGCGTCCGCGAGCCGGCCGACCAACTCCCGGGCGGACAGACCGTATCCGGCTTCCACGTCCGCCGAGACCGGGATGCCGACGGCGCGGACGATACGGCGCACGGCGGCGAACATCTCGTCGGGCGGGGTCGCACCGTCCTCGTAACCGAGGGAGGCCGCGACGCCCGCGCTGGGCGTGGCCAGCGCCGGGAACCCGGCGTCGGCGAAGACCTGGGCACTCGCCGCGTCCCACGGTCCGGGAAGGACCAGCGGGAGATCGAGGCCGTGGTGCAGGGCACGGAGTACGGCGGCCGTCATGACGCACCTCCGACGGGGGTGCGCACCGCTTCGGTGGGGGCCAGATTCGCCCCCACCGGGATACGGGCCGCGACATTGATCCGGTTCCAGGAGTTGATGGCCGTGATCAGGGCGAGGAGGCGGACGATGTCGGTGTCCTCGAAGTGGGCCGCTGCCCGGTCGTAGACCTCATCCGGGACGCCGCTCCGGGGCAGCAGGGTCACCGCCTCGGTGAGGGCTAGGGCCGCCTGCTCCTTGGGGGAGTAGAGACCGGCGGCCTCTTCCCAGGTGCCGAGAAGGGCGATCCGCTCCTCGGTCTCCCCGGCCTTGCGGGCATCCGTGACATGCATATCGAGACAGAAAGCGCAGTGGTTGAGCTGCGAGGCCCGGATGAGGAGGAGCTCGACCAGGGCCGGGTCGAGGTCCTTCTTGGCGGCGCGGGTCAGTGCCAGCAGCGGACCGTAGATGCCCGGCGCGAGCCGGTAGAAGCGCAGCCGCGGGGTCTCTGTCGTGGTCATGCCTGCCCCGGGGCCATGCGGGTGGCGACGCCGAAGCGGTTCCAGGCGTTGATGGTGGTGATCAGGGCGATGAGCTGGGCGAGTTCGGTGTCGCCGAAGTGGCCCGCGGCGCGGTCGTAGACGGCGTCCGGGACGAAGCCGTCGGTGAGGAGGGTGATCGCCTCGGTGAGGGCGAGGGCGGCCTGTTCCTTGTCGGTGTAGTGGCCGGCGGCCTCCTCCCAGGCGTTGAGGAGGTAGACGCGCTGCTCGGTCTCGCCGGCCTTGCGGGCGTCCTTGATGTGCATATCGATGCAGAAGGCGCAGTGGTTGAGCTGCGACGCGCGGATCTTGACCAGCTCGACCAGCGTCGGGTCGAGGCCCTGCTTCGCCGCCACGTCCAGCGCGATCATGGCCTTGTAGACGTCCGGCGCGAGCTTCGCCCAGTGCAGCCGGGGGCCGTGCCGGTGCGCCGCGCCCTCCGCCGTCCCGGGGGCCGTGGCCGGTGTCGTCGTCTGTGCTGTCGGTGTGGTCGTCATGGCTACGACGCTACGGCGGCAATGGCACAGCTGTATGGTCCACTTCCATGGGGAATTCCTGGGCCACTTTCGGGCGCGATCTACACCTCGACCTCACCGGTCCCGGCGGACTGCGGGCCGCCCTGCTGCGCGCCCTGCGGGATGCCGTACGGTCCGGCCGGCTGGCCCCCGGCACCCGGCTGCCGTCCTCCCGCTCGCTCGCCGCCGACCTCGGCATCGCCCGTAACACCGTCGCCGACGCCTACGCCGAACTCGTCGCCGAGGGCTGGCTCAGCGCCCGGCAGGGCTCCGGCACCCGCGTCGCGGCCCGGGTGCTGCCGCGCGCCACCCCCGCCGCACGGCGCACCCCGGGCCCGGCCGGCCACGCCGACCGGCCGCGCTTCGACCTCACCCCGGGCACCCCTGATGTCTCCGCCTTCCCCCGCACCGCCTGGCTCGCCGCCGCCCGCCGCGCCCTGACCGCCGCCCCCAGCGAGGCCTTCGGCTACGGCACCGCGCGCGGGCGCCCCGAACTCCGCACCGTCCTCGCCGACTACCTCGCCCGCGCCCGCGGGGTACGCGCCGACCCCGACCGCATCGTCATCTGCGCCGGCTTCATGCAGGGGCTGGCGTTGCTCAGCCGGGCGCTGGGCACCGGGCAGCTGGCCGTCGAGTCGTACGGCCTGGACTTCCACCGCGCCGTCATCACCCGCGCCGGCCTGGGCACCGTCCCGCTCACCGTGGACGAACGCGGCGCCCGTACGGAGGAGCTGGCCGGGCTCGACGGCGTACGGGCGGCGCTGCTCACCCCCGCCCATCAGTTCCCCACCGGCGTGCCGCTGCACCCCGACCGCCGCGCCGCCGCCGTCAACTGGGCACGGTCCACCGGAGGTTTCATCCTGGAGGACGACTACGACGGCGAGTTCCGCTACGACCGCCAGCCGGTCGGCGCCCTCCAGGGACTCGACGCCGACCATGTCGTCTACCTGGGCACCGCCAGCAAGAGCCTCGCCCCCGCACTGCGGCTGTCCTGGATGGTGCTGCCGGACCGGCTGGTGGATCCGGTGCTCGCGCTCAAGGGCACCGGCGAATGGCAGTCCGGCACGCTGGATCAGCTCACCCTCGCCGAGTTCCTGTCCTCCGGCGCCTACGACCGCCATCTGCGCGGCATGCGGCTGCGCTACCGGCGGCGCCGCGATCAGCTGGTGGCCGCCCTGGCCGACCACGCACCCCAGGTCCATGTCTCGGGCATCGCCGCCGGTCTGCACGCCGTGCTGGAACTCCCGCCCGGCACCGAACAGTCCATCGTCCAGGGAGCCCGCTGGCAGGGCCTCGCCCTGGAGGGCCTGCGCCGCTTCCACGACCCCGCCGCCCCACCGGCCTCCCGCGACGCCCTGGTGGTGGCCTACGGCACCCCTCCCGACCACTCCTTCACCCACGCACTGGACGCCCTGCTCCGCGCGCTGCCGCCGGGGGAGCCGGGCGAGTAGGGGGAAGCAGGCGGGCCGGTGTGCGCCGCCGCCGCGACGCGCCGGCGTCTGTTCGCGGACGCGATGCGCCGGTCCGGAGCCCGCGCCGCCTCACAACTCCCGTACGAAGCACACCCGGTCCAGCCCCGGCCCGTCGTAGTCGCCGTGCACCGGGACACCGTCGTCGTCGATCCGGTCGCCCGGCTCCAGCCGGAATCCCATACGGGTGTGGTACGCGATGGAGTTGCGGTTGTTGGGGCTGGTGATGCAGCGGACCTCGCTACGGGCGGCCGCGCGGGCCAGGGCGAAGAAACGGTCGTAGAGGGTGCTGCCCATGCCCTTCCCCCGGCCCTCCGGGCACACGGCCGCGAAGTGGATATACGCGGTCCTGGGGTCCGTCTGGGACAGGAAGCCGATCAGAAAGGCGTACAGGGTCCGGTCCGGCCGTTCGACCAGGAAGCTGGTGTCGGCGAAGTGCTGAAGCCAGAGGCGCGGTACGAGCGACTGGCGTTGCCGTGCGCCCGCCTCGCCGCCCAGGCCGTCCCACCAGTCGGCGAGGGCCGCCCGCAGCCGCGCGTGATCCGCGGGCGCCGGGCGGCGCAACGTCAGCTGTCCGGGCAGCTGTTCCAGCACTCGGGCGTGCTCGGTCATGGTCTGGCTCCTCCGTCCTCCGGGGTGAACGGGATCTTGCCCCAATCCGTGGGCCAGCGTAGACGGCGGCCGTTCCGGGCGGCTGGCGAAAAGTCGCCTCTCGCCCGGCCAACTCTCTTGCGCTCTCTTGCGCGAACAGCTCGTTGCGGCGACAAAGGAGGAACCGCCGCACTGTTCGCCTGACCCTGCCGTGTGCGTTGCGCGGGCAAAGTGAGCGAATGGCCGACAGCTCTCCACCCCGCGTACGCCGCGCACTCAACTGCACGGTTGCGCAACGGCGGTTGAGGGTGGTGCCGTCACCGCTCCCGGCGACGTCCCGTACTGACCGTGTGTCACCAGTCCCGACCCGTGTCACATATACGCCCGATGGCGCGCGCCCCGCTGCGTCCCGGGCGCCACTACGCGCTGCGCCATTCAGGGTAATTGGGTGTGACCCCTATGGCGTGGCGGCATGATCGACGCGCCTACTGATGCTAACGACCGGCGGGTTGCCCACCTGGCGGATGGCGTAGGTATGCAGGTGCGAATCACCGTCGCCATCATTACCGAGCCTGCTCTCCAGGTTGATGCCCACTTCCCGCAGAACCACAAGCTCCGCGGGGAGCTGAACGGCCCGCCCACATCCAGCAACCGGAGGGCCATCACATGGCACCCACCTTCACTTTGGCGTCCGCGGCGCCGAACCCGGCTGTCTTCGGACAGCCGGTGACGCTGACCGCCACCGTCATTCCACTGGGCCTGGGGACACCCACCGGCACCGTGACCTTTGTCGTCGCCGGCGGACCCACTCTGACCGCCCCCCTCGTCGGTGGCACCGCGACCGTCACCACGACCAGCATCCCCATCGGTTTCCATACCTTCACCGCGAACTACAACGGCAGCCCCCAATTCTCGCCGTCCAGCGGCTTCGGGTCCGTGACGATCAACAAGGCGTCGACGTCCACCGTGGTGACCTCGTCGCCGGACCCCTCGAACTTCGGACAGCCGGTCACCATCACCGCCACCGTCGCGCCGGTCGCGCCCGGTGCGGGCACCCCGACCGGCACGGTCACCTTCGTCATCGCCGGCGGCGGAGGCGGCACGCTGACCGCCCCGCTGGTCGGTGGCACGGCGACCGTCACCACCAGCAGTCTCAGCCCGGGCACCCATCTCATCACCGCGACATACGGCGGCAATGCACAATTCAACGCGTCGTCCGGGACCGATACGCAGACGGTGCAGCAGGTCCTGACGCCGACGACCACTACGGTCACCTCGTTTCCCGACCCGTCGGTCTTCGGGCAGCCGGTGACCTTCACGGCCACCGTCGCACCCGTCCCGCCCGGTTCGGGCATCCCGACCGGGACGGTCACCTTCGTCATCAGCGGTACCGGGGGCGGCACGCTGACCGCCCCGCTGGTCGGCGGCACGGCGAGCGTGACCACCAGCAGCCTCGGTGTGGGCTCCCACACCGTTACCGCGACCTACAGCGGCAGCGGCAGCTTTGCGCCGTCGAGCGGTACGGACACCCAGACGGTCAACAAGGCGTCGACGACCACCACGGTCACCTCGGCGCCGGATCCGTCGGCGGTCGGCCAGCCGGTGACCTTCACGGCCACGGTCGCCCCGGTGGCGCCGGGCGCGGGCACCCCGACCGGCACGGTCACTTTCGTCGTCATTGGCGGCCCGACGCTGACCGGCACCCTCTCCGGGGGCACGGCGAGCGTCAGTACCAGTGCCCTTTCCGCCGGTACGCATACGGTCATCGCGGCCTATAGCGGTGATGCCAACTTCAACTCCTCTGTGGGCACGGACGCCCACACGGTGGGCCAGACCTCGACGACCACCACGGTCACGTCGTCGCCGGACCCGTCGGTGGTCGGGCAGACGGTGACCTTCACGGCCACGGTCGCCCCGGTGCCGCCCGGTTCGGGCACCCCGACCGGCACGGTCACTTTCGTCATCAGTGGTGGTCCGACGCTGACCGGCACGCTCTCCGGGGGCACGGCGAGCGTCAGCACGAGTGCCCTTTCCGCCGGTACGCATACGGTCACCGCGACCTACAGCGGCGACGCCAACTTCACCTCGTCGGCCGGTACGGACACCCAGACCGTCAACCAGGCGGCGACGACCACTACGGTCACGTCGTCGCCGGACCCGTCGGTGTCCGGGCAGACGGTGACCTTCACGGCCACGGTCGCCCCGGTGCCGCCCGGTTCGGGCACCCCGACCGGCACGGTCACTTTCGCCATCAGTGGTGGCCCGACGCTGACCGGCACCCTCTCCGGGGGCACGGCGAGCGTCACGACCAGCGCATTGAGCGTCGGTACGCACACCGTCACCGCGACCTACAGCGGCGACGCCAACTTCACCTCCTCGGTCGGTACGGACACCCAGACCGTCAACCAGGCGGCGACCACCACTACGGTCACCTCGTTCCCCGACCCCTCCGTGGTGGGCCAGACGGTCAACTTCACCGCCTTTGTGGGGCCGGTGTTCCCCGGTGGCGGCGTCCCGACCGGGACCGTCAGCTTCGTCATCACGAACGGGGTCACCACGGTGTCCCTCAGCGGCACCCTCGACGGCGCCGGCGTCGCGACCGTCAGCACCAACGGGCTGGTGACCACGGGCACTTACACCGTCACCGCGACCTACGGCGGCGATGCGAACCACACCGGCTCCAGTGACACCGACACCCAGACCGTGCTCCCGGCGCTGACGACCACCACGGTCATCTCGTCGCCGGACCCGTCCGTGGTGGGACAGTCGGTGACCTTCACGGCCACCGTCGCGCCGGTGGCGCCCGGCGCGGGCACCCCGACCGGCACGGTCACCTTCGTCATCAGCGGCGGTCCGACCTTGACCGGCACCCTCTCCGGAGGGACCGCGAGTGTCACGACCAGCGCGCTGGGCGCCGGCACGCACACGGTCTCCGCGACCTACAGCGGCGACGCCAACTTCACGCCGTCGGTGGGTACGGACACCCAGACGGTGAATCAGGCGTCGACGACCACGACGGTCACCTCGTCCCCGGACCCGTCGGTGTTCGGGCAGCCGGTGACCTTCACAGCGACCGTCGCGCCGGTGGCGCCCGGCGCGGGCACCCCGACCGGCACGGTCACCTTCGTCATCAGCGGCGGTCCGACCTTGACCGGCACCCTCTCCGGAGGGACCGCGAGTGTCACGACCAGCGCGCTGGGCGCCGGCACGCACACGGTCACCGCGACCTACAGCGGGGACGCCAACTTCACCTCGTCGGTGGGTACGGACACCCAGACGGTGAACCAGGCGTCGACGACCACGACGGTCACCTCGTCCCCCGACCCGTCCGTTGTGGGCGAGCCGGTGACCTTCACGGCCACTGTCGTGCCGGTCGCGCCGGGTGCGGGTACCCCGTCGGGAACGGTCACGTTCGTGGCGACGGACGGCGTGACGACAGTGACGCTGACCGGCACCCTCAGCGGCGGTACGACCAGCGTGACCACCAGCGGGTTGGTCACCGCGGGCGTCTACACCGTGACGGCGACCTATAACGGTGACGCCAGCTTCACCGGCTCGGTGGGTACGGACACCCAGACGGTGGGTCAGGCGTCGACGACCACGACGGTCACCTCGGCCCCCGATCCGTCGGTGTTCGGGCAGCCGGTGACCTTCACGGCGACTGTGGCGCCGGTGGCGCCCGGCGCGGGGACGCCGACCGGGACGGTCACTTTCGTCATCAGCGGCGGTCCGACCCTGACCGGCACTCTCTCCGGAGGGACCGCGAGCGTTACCACCAGCGC is part of the Streptomyces platensis genome and harbors:
- a CDS encoding carboxymuconolactone decarboxylase family protein, translated to MTTTETPRLRFYRLAPGIYGPLLALTRAAKKDLDPALVELLLIRASQLNHCAFCLDMHVTDARKAGETEERIALLGTWEEAAGLYSPKEQAALALTEAVTLLPRSGVPDEVYDRAAAHFEDTDIVRLLALITAINSWNRINVAARIPVGANLAPTEAVRTPVGGAS
- a CDS encoding GNAT family N-acetyltransferase codes for the protein MTEHARVLEQLPGQLTLRRPAPADHARLRAALADWWDGLGGEAGARQRQSLVPRLWLQHFADTSFLVERPDRTLYAFLIGFLSQTDPRTAYIHFAAVCPEGRGKGMGSTLYDRFFALARAAARSEVRCITSPNNRNSIAYHTRMGFRLEPGDRIDDDGVPVHGDYDGPGLDRVCFVREL
- a CDS encoding PLP-dependent aminotransferase family protein; the encoded protein is MGNSWATFGRDLHLDLTGPGGLRAALLRALRDAVRSGRLAPGTRLPSSRSLAADLGIARNTVADAYAELVAEGWLSARQGSGTRVAARVLPRATPAARRTPGPAGHADRPRFDLTPGTPDVSAFPRTAWLAAARRALTAAPSEAFGYGTARGRPELRTVLADYLARARGVRADPDRIVICAGFMQGLALLSRALGTGQLAVESYGLDFHRAVITRAGLGTVPLTVDERGARTEELAGLDGVRAALLTPAHQFPTGVPLHPDRRAAAVNWARSTGGFILEDDYDGEFRYDRQPVGALQGLDADHVVYLGTASKSLAPALRLSWMVLPDRLVDPVLALKGTGEWQSGTLDQLTLAEFLSSGAYDRHLRGMRLRYRRRRDQLVAALADHAPQVHVSGIAAGLHAVLELPPGTEQSIVQGARWQGLALEGLRRFHDPAAPPASRDALVVAYGTPPDHSFTHALDALLRALPPGEPGE
- a CDS encoding carboxymuconolactone decarboxylase family protein, whose translation is MADERAGRSPRVNFAKAAPKAFKALIGFDAAAREGLDPALVELVQIRSSQLNKCAYCLHMHTTDARKAGESEERLHMVAVWEEAAHFFTPKERAALALTEAVTLVAQGGVPDEVYQRAAAHFDEPELARLLALIFTINTWNRLALSTGKVAGTDER
- a CDS encoding carboxymuconolactone decarboxylase family protein; the encoded protein is MTTTPTAQTTTPATAPGTAEGAAHRHGPRLHWAKLAPDVYKAMIALDVAAKQGLDPTLVELVKIRASQLNHCAFCIDMHIKDARKAGETEQRVYLLNAWEEAAGHYTDKEQAALALTEAITLLTDGFVPDAVYDRAAGHFGDTELAQLIALITTINAWNRFGVATRMAPGQA
- a CDS encoding isocitrate lyase/PEP mutase family protein, whose translation is MTAAVLRALHHGLDLPLVLPGPWDAASAQVFADAGFPALATPSAGVAASLGYEDGATPPDEMFAAVRRIVRAVGIPVSADVEAGYGLSARELVGRLADAGAVGCNLEDADHATGTLRDAHQQADWLAEVRAEAGDALVINARIDTYLCGVPDRDETVRRGRLYAEAGADCVYPILAPPPLLADLASAIGLPVNAVVTPDGPAPRELGTLGAARVTFGPGLQQRAMAALTGMAERLREELGGG